The Methyloferula stellata AR4 genome includes a window with the following:
- a CDS encoding HugZ family protein — protein sequence MTKAVQESTPAPYDALAEAKALLRRIRAAALATLAPPDGEPFATLVNVATEPDGSPILLMSQLAAHTRHLANDPRLSLLLAQSGAGDPLAHPRLTLTGKAEKVTEPKRRAALKARFLARHPKSALYADFGDFAFFHVEIAQAHLNGGFGKTGRFDAATLLTDVQGADALLSGEADALAHMNADHKDALALYATVLAGAQHGAWQVTGIDPDGLDLADGDLTARLVFPQRVIDGEGLRKMLVELAKAARS from the coding sequence ATGACCAAAGCTGTGCAGGAAAGCACCCCGGCTCCCTATGATGCGCTTGCCGAGGCCAAGGCCTTGCTGCGCCGTATCCGCGCCGCCGCTTTGGCGACGCTCGCGCCGCCCGATGGCGAGCCTTTCGCGACGCTCGTCAATGTGGCGACAGAACCCGACGGCAGCCCCATTCTCCTCATGTCGCAATTGGCTGCGCATACGCGCCATCTTGCCAATGATCCGAGATTGTCTCTGCTTTTGGCCCAAAGCGGGGCAGGCGATCCGCTTGCGCATCCGCGCCTCACCCTGACCGGCAAGGCTGAGAAAGTCACCGAGCCCAAGCGGCGCGCGGCTTTGAAGGCGCGCTTTCTCGCGCGGCACCCGAAATCCGCGCTTTATGCGGATTTTGGCGATTTCGCTTTTTTTCATGTCGAGATCGCGCAAGCGCATTTGAACGGGGGGTTCGGCAAGACCGGCCGTTTCGACGCGGCGACATTGCTGACGGATGTTCAGGGCGCGGACGCCCTTCTTTCCGGGGAGGCCGATGCGCTCGCGCATATGAACGCCGATCATAAAGATGCGCTGGCGCTTTATGCGACTGTCTTGGCGGGCGCGCAGCACGGGGCATGGCAGGTGACGGGGATTGATCCCGATGGGCTCGATCTGGCCGACGGCGATCTCACCGCGCGATTGGTGTTTCCGCAGCGCGTGATAGATGGTGAGGGGTTGCGGAAAATGCTCGTCGAGCTTGCGAAGGCGGCGCGGAGTTAA
- a CDS encoding response regulator transcription factor, producing MPMIALVDDDRNILASVSIALEGEGYRVQTYTDGSTALDGLKTNPPDLAIFDIKMPRMDGMELLRRLRQKSDLPVIFLTSKDEEIDELFGLKMGADDFIRKPFSQRLLVERVRAILRRANPKEAAAQKESEAKLLERGLLKMDPERHTCTWKNEAVTLTVTEFLILQALATRPGVVKSRNALMDAAYDDQVYVDDRTIDSHIKRLRKKFKSVDDDFEMIETLYGVGYRFKE from the coding sequence ATGCCAATGATCGCTCTCGTCGACGACGACCGCAATATACTCGCGTCGGTGTCGATTGCCCTTGAGGGGGAAGGCTATCGCGTTCAGACCTATACCGACGGATCGACAGCACTCGACGGATTGAAGACCAATCCTCCCGATCTCGCCATCTTCGATATTAAGATGCCGCGCATGGACGGCATGGAGCTTCTGCGCCGCCTGCGCCAGAAATCCGATCTGCCGGTGATTTTCCTGACGTCGAAAGACGAGGAAATCGACGAATTGTTCGGCCTCAAGATGGGCGCCGACGATTTCATCCGCAAACCCTTTTCGCAGCGTCTGCTGGTCGAGCGCGTCCGCGCCATCCTGCGCCGGGCCAATCCCAAGGAAGCCGCGGCGCAAAAGGAATCCGAGGCGAAGCTCCTCGAGCGCGGTCTCCTCAAGATGGACCCCGAGCGCCATACCTGCACCTGGAAGAACGAGGCCGTGACGCTCACGGTCACCGAGTTCCTCATCCTCCAGGCCTTGGCGACGCGGCCGGGCGTCGTCAAAAGCCGCAACGCCTTGATGGATGCGGCCTATGACGATCAGGTTTATGTCGACGACCGCACGATCGACAGCCACATCAAGCGGCTGCGCAAGAAGTTCAAATCGGTCGACGACGATTTTGAAATGATCGAGACGCTTTACGGCGTCGGCTATCGTTTCAAGGAATAG
- a CDS encoding sensor histidine kinase, which translates to MSLDVREDKVVNFDGLRRLKRMQITAALRLRKIWRAIGSRFSSSLTRRIVVLNLGGLVALAFGFLYLNQFREGLIDARVQSLQTQGEIIAAAIAASATVETDAITIDPEKLLQLAPGESYGVADESQPSLEFSINPERIGPVLRRLVSPTRTRARIYDRDGYMLLDSRSLTSRSNILRYDLPAEPHEESLPLIERTWNAVKGRFGQSDMPLYEDRDSGNGKFYPEVAHALTGAAQSIVRVNAKGETIVSVAVPIQRLRAVHGALLLSTQGGDIDSIIASERWAILRIFLASAAVMLILSLFLAGTIAEPMRRLAEAAERVRRGIKSRQQIPDFTDRYDEIGHLSGALRDMTTALYNRIEAIESFAADVAHELKNPLTSLRSAVETLPIARTPEAHQRLLAIIQHDIRRLDRLISDISDASRLDAELARADMDVVDLARLLGAVVAVANEVKSEDGVHISLDIAPRARDEDGRNRNFKVMGFDSRLGQVFNNLLDNARSFSVQHGNVRVALRQARGAPRAGPMRDGFEVIIDDDGPGIPDDAFERIFERFYTDRPNQGFGQNSGLGLSISRQIIEAHGGRITATNRLAPAMSDGSRAPVVLGARFSVWLPAAPK; encoded by the coding sequence ATGAGCCTCGACGTACGCGAAGACAAGGTTGTCAACTTCGACGGTCTGCGGCGCCTCAAGCGCATGCAGATCACGGCGGCTTTGCGGCTGCGCAAGATCTGGCGCGCGATCGGGTCTCGCTTTTCGTCCTCGCTGACGCGGCGCATCGTCGTTCTCAATCTGGGCGGCCTCGTCGCGCTCGCCTTCGGCTTTCTCTACCTCAATCAGTTTCGTGAAGGCCTGATCGACGCGCGCGTGCAAAGCTTGCAGACGCAGGGCGAGATCATCGCCGCGGCGATCGCGGCTTCCGCCACCGTCGAGACCGATGCGATCACCATCGATCCCGAAAAGCTGTTGCAGCTCGCGCCCGGGGAAAGCTATGGCGTCGCGGATGAAAGCCAGCCGTCGCTCGAATTCTCGATCAACCCGGAACGCATCGGCCCGGTGCTGCGCCGGCTTGTTTCGCCGACCCGCACAAGAGCGCGGATCTATGATCGCGACGGCTATATGCTGCTCGACTCGCGCTCGCTGACGAGCCGCTCCAATATTTTACGCTATGACCTGCCGGCGGAGCCACATGAAGAGTCGCTGCCTCTGATCGAACGCACATGGAACGCGGTGAAGGGCCGTTTCGGCCAAAGCGACATGCCGCTCTATGAGGATCGCGACTCGGGCAATGGCAAGTTCTATCCGGAAGTGGCTCATGCTTTGACCGGCGCGGCGCAATCGATCGTCAGGGTCAATGCCAAAGGCGAGACCATCGTCTCCGTCGCAGTGCCGATCCAAAGGCTGCGGGCCGTGCATGGCGCGCTTCTGCTTTCGACGCAAGGCGGCGATATAGACTCGATCATCGCCTCCGAACGCTGGGCGATTTTGCGGATCTTTCTCGCCTCCGCCGCCGTCATGCTGATCCTGTCGCTCTTCCTCGCGGGCACGATCGCCGAACCGATGCGGCGTCTGGCGGAAGCAGCCGAGCGCGTGCGGCGGGGCATTAAATCGCGGCAGCAGATTCCCGATTTCACCGACCGTTACGACGAGATCGGACATCTCTCGGGCGCGCTGCGCGATATGACCACGGCGCTTTATAATCGCATCGAGGCCATCGAAAGTTTCGCCGCAGATGTCGCGCATGAATTGAAGAATCCCCTGACCTCGCTGCGCAGCGCCGTCGAGACGCTTCCCATCGCCCGCACGCCGGAAGCGCATCAGCGGCTGCTCGCGATCATCCAGCACGACATCCGCCGGCTCGACCGTCTGATCAGCGACATTTCGGACGCCTCGCGGCTCGATGCGGAATTGGCCCGCGCCGATATGGATGTCGTCGATCTGGCGCGTCTGCTCGGCGCCGTCGTCGCGGTGGCGAACGAAGTGAAAAGCGAAGACGGCGTCCACATCAGTCTCGATATTGCGCCACGCGCCCGTGACGAGGACGGCCGCAACCGCAATTTCAAGGTGATGGGTTTTGATTCCCGTCTCGGGCAAGTCTTCAACAATCTGCTCGACAATGCCCGGTCTTTTTCGGTCCAGCACGGCAATGTCCGCGTTGCCTTGCGGCAGGCGCGTGGCGCGCCGCGGGCGGGTCCGATGCGGGATGGTTTCGAAGTCATCATCGACGATGACGGGCCGGGCATTCCGGACGATGCCTTCGAGCGGATCTTCGAGCGCTTTTATACCGACCGTCCCAATCAGGGGTTCGGTCAGAATTCCGGGCTCGGCCTGTCGATTTCGCGGCAGATCATCGAAGCGCATGGCGGCCGCATCACGGCAACCAACCGCCTCGCGCCGGCTATGTCCGACGGCAGCCGCGCGCCCGTCGTGCTCGGCGCGCGTTTCAGTGTCTGGCTGCCGGCCGCGCCGAAATGA
- a CDS encoding HPr kinase/phosphorylase: MSAALLAEAKPIYIHATAVVIGRAGILIRGPSRAGKSSLALALLAEAARLSLFGRLVGDDRVSVESQGKTLVLRGHPAIQGKIEQRGKGILDVAFEPSAVARYVIDLGAPGAASTSAATTRIEDVELPVLTLPPNLDAAERAALVMAVLSQTEAGEMASPRPS; this comes from the coding sequence ATGAGCGCAGCTCTCCTAGCAGAAGCAAAGCCCATCTATATTCACGCGACGGCCGTAGTGATCGGCCGTGCCGGCATTCTGATCCGAGGGCCTTCCCGCGCCGGCAAAAGCAGCCTCGCGCTTGCCTTGCTCGCGGAGGCGGCGCGGCTCTCTCTATTCGGCCGGCTCGTCGGAGATGATAGAGTCAGCGTCGAGAGTCAGGGCAAAACACTTGTGTTGCGCGGCCATCCCGCGATTCAAGGAAAGATCGAACAGCGCGGCAAAGGCATTCTCGACGTCGCCTTCGAGCCATCGGCCGTCGCGCGCTATGTGATCGATCTCGGGGCCCCCGGAGCCGCTTCAACATCTGCGGCCACCACCCGCATCGAAGACGTGGAGCTGCCGGTCTTGACGCTGCCGCCGAATCTCGACGCCGCCGAACGCGCCGCCCTGGTCATGGCCGTCCTTTCCCAAACCGAGGCAGGAGAGATGGCCTCGCCGCGTCCAAGTTGA
- a CDS encoding PTS sugar transporter subunit IIA, protein MIGLVLVTHGHLADEFRAALEHVVGPQPQIATISVGPEDDMEQRRQEILEAIGSVDTGSGVVILTDMFGGTPSNLAISVMNGANVEVVAGINLPMLIKLVSVRDTALLEQAVIQAQDAGRKYIYVASRVLAGK, encoded by the coding sequence ATGATTGGATTGGTCTTGGTGACCCACGGTCATCTCGCCGACGAGTTTCGCGCGGCGCTCGAACACGTGGTCGGTCCGCAGCCGCAGATCGCGACCATTTCGGTCGGGCCCGAAGATGACATGGAACAAAGGCGCCAGGAAATCCTCGAGGCGATCGGCTCTGTCGACACCGGATCGGGCGTCGTTATTCTGACGGATATGTTCGGCGGCACGCCGTCGAACCTCGCCATCTCGGTGATGAATGGCGCGAATGTCGAAGTCGTCGCCGGCATCAATCTGCCAATGCTGATCAAGCTCGTTTCGGTGCGCGATACGGCGCTTCTCGAACAAGCTGTCATTCAAGCCCAGGATGCCGGGCGCAAATATATTTATGTCGCGAGCCGGGTGCTCGCCGGCAAATGA
- a CDS encoding HPr family phosphocarrier protein yields the protein MSSDGHSAPDEEDCPAPPAPEGGFLREIKIINKKGLHARATVKFVQCVEMFEAEVTVSRCGETVGGLSIMGILTLGAGIGTSIYVGAKGPQAQDVLDALEKLVANKFDEDE from the coding sequence ATGAGCTCCGACGGGCATTCTGCGCCGGACGAAGAGGATTGCCCGGCGCCGCCCGCGCCCGAAGGCGGCTTTCTGCGCGAGATCAAGATCATCAATAAGAAAGGCCTGCACGCGCGCGCGACGGTGAAATTCGTGCAATGCGTCGAGATGTTCGAGGCCGAAGTCACCGTCAGCCGCTGCGGCGAGACGGTCGGCGGCCTCTCCATCATGGGGATCTTGACGCTCGGCGCCGGGATAGGAACATCGATCTATGTCGGCGCCAAGGGACCCCAGGCGCAAGACGTGCTCGACGCACTTGAAAAGCTCGTTGCGAACAAATTCGACGAAGACGAATAA
- a CDS encoding NAD(P)(+) transhydrogenase (Re/Si-specific) subunit beta: protein MNANLAALLYLVSGILFILALRGLSSPASSRKGNLFGMIGMAIAIVTTLAYQIPSGIGAWVLVVVGIAIGGGIGAWRARTVQMTAMPQLVAFFHALVGLAAVLVAAGALEAPQAFGIGVPGAIHGASLIEMSIGAAIGAVTFTGSVIAFLKLDGRMSGKPILLPQRHAINIGLGILLVLLIALFCTSASHLLFGLIVLVSFGLGLLLIIPIGGADMPVVVSMLNSYSGWAAAGIGFTLGNLALIITGALVGSSGAILSYIMCKAMNRSFISVILGGFGGETAVAAGHVETRPVKQGSAEDAAYIMENAEKIIIVPGYGMAVAQAQHSLREMADALKKKGVDVKYAIHPVAGRMPGHMNVLLAEANVPYDEVFELEDINSEFGQADVAFVIGANDVTNPAAKTDKTSAIYGMPILDVEKAKTVLFVKRGMGSGYAGVENELFFRDNTMMLFGDAKKVVDNILKAL, encoded by the coding sequence ATGAACGCCAATCTCGCGGCCCTTCTTTATCTCGTCTCGGGCATTCTCTTCATCCTCGCGCTGCGTGGATTGTCTTCGCCGGCAAGTTCGCGCAAGGGCAATCTCTTCGGCATGATCGGCATGGCGATCGCCATCGTGACGACGCTCGCCTATCAGATCCCATCCGGCATAGGCGCCTGGGTGCTTGTGGTTGTCGGCATCGCGATCGGCGGCGGCATCGGCGCCTGGCGCGCCCGCACCGTCCAGATGACGGCCATGCCGCAGCTCGTCGCCTTCTTTCACGCGCTCGTCGGCCTTGCCGCCGTGCTCGTCGCGGCCGGCGCGCTCGAAGCGCCGCAGGCTTTCGGCATTGGTGTGCCCGGTGCGATCCATGGTGCGAGCCTGATCGAAATGTCGATCGGCGCGGCCATTGGCGCCGTGACCTTCACAGGTTCGGTCATCGCCTTCTTGAAGCTCGACGGACGCATGTCCGGCAAGCCGATCCTTCTGCCGCAGCGCCACGCCATCAATATCGGGCTCGGCATCCTGCTGGTCCTGCTGATCGCGCTCTTCTGCACGTCGGCGAGCCATTTGCTCTTCGGCTTGATCGTCCTCGTCTCGTTCGGGCTTGGGCTTCTGCTCATCATCCCGATCGGCGGCGCCGACATGCCGGTCGTCGTGTCGATGCTGAATTCCTATTCGGGCTGGGCGGCGGCCGGCATCGGCTTCACCCTCGGCAATCTCGCACTGATCATCACCGGCGCGCTCGTCGGCTCGTCCGGCGCGATCCTGTCCTATATCATGTGCAAGGCGATGAACCGCTCGTTCATCTCCGTCATTCTCGGCGGCTTTGGCGGCGAGACGGCTGTTGCTGCGGGCCATGTCGAGACGCGGCCGGTCAAGCAGGGCTCGGCCGAGGACGCCGCCTATATCATGGAGAATGCCGAGAAGATCATCATCGTGCCGGGATACGGCATGGCGGTGGCTCAGGCCCAGCATTCGCTGCGCGAGATGGCGGACGCGCTTAAAAAGAAGGGCGTCGACGTCAAATATGCGATCCATCCGGTTGCCGGCCGCATGCCCGGCCATATGAATGTGCTGCTCGCCGAAGCCAATGTGCCTTACGACGAAGTGTTCGAGTTGGAAGACATCAATTCCGAATTCGGCCAGGCGGACGTCGCCTTCGTCATCGGTGCGAACGATGTGACCAATCCGGCGGCGAAGACCGACAAGACATCGGCGATCTATGGCATGCCGATCCTCGACGTCGAAAAGGCGAAGACCGTCCTCTTCGTCAAACGCGGCATGGGCTCGGGCTATGCCGGCGTCGAGAACGAGCTTTTCTTCCGTGACAATACGATGATGCTGTTTGGCGATGCCAAGAAGGTCGTCGATAATATTTTGAAGGCGCTCTAA
- a CDS encoding proton-translocating transhydrogenase family protein: MATGTEQQLLDKAQAAADVARQAADAAQSYADQIAHMAGTGAHIATGGAIDPFVFRLAIFALAVFVGYYVVWSVTPALHTPLMSVTNAISSVIVVGALLSVGVSATQIGDDGPIWARIFGFIALILASVNIFGGFLVTERMLSMYKKKG, translated from the coding sequence ATGGCGACGGGCACCGAACAGCAATTACTTGATAAGGCCCAGGCCGCGGCCGACGTCGCACGTCAGGCGGCGGATGCGGCACAATCCTATGCCGATCAAATCGCGCATATGGCCGGCACCGGCGCTCATATAGCGACGGGCGGGGCCATCGATCCTTTCGTCTTCCGGCTGGCGATTTTCGCTCTCGCCGTTTTCGTCGGCTATTATGTCGTCTGGTCGGTGACGCCGGCTCTGCACACGCCTTTGATGTCGGTGACCAACGCGATCTCATCGGTGATCGTCGTCGGCGCATTGCTCTCCGTCGGCGTCAGCGCCACGCAGATCGGCGACGACGGCCCGATCTGGGCCCGCATCTTCGGCTTCATCGCGCTCATATTGGCATCGGTCAACATATTCGGCGGCTTCCTCGTCACCGAGCGCATGCTCTCCATGTATAAGAAGAAGGGCTGA